A genomic window from Candidatus Obscuribacter sp. includes:
- a CDS encoding aldehyde dehydrogenase family protein yields the protein MQEKELLCKEFLSKPKKLLIDGKWVDSISGKTFETINPATEEVLCRVAEGGKEDVDLAVKAARRAFETGPWRKMSTAERARIMLRLADLIEKHADELAQIETLDNGKPITESRYVDVPQTVETFRYYAGFATKLEGETINANSNFFTYTLREPVGVVGQIIPWNFPMLMMAWKWGPALAAGNCVILKPAEQTPLSALRIGELALEAGFPEGVINIITGFGADSAGEAISKHMDIDKVAFTGEDKTGKLIVQASTTNLKRVSLELGGKAPNIVFADADIDAAVRGAITGIFFNQGQVCCAGSRLFLEKGIHDEFMSKLTDRIAKIRQGNGLDESTNIGPQVSKEQQQRVLGYIDIAKGEGAKVACGGEAPGDLKKGYFVKPTVFTGCNNDMRIAQEEVFGPVLAVIPFTKMEDVAEQANKTTFGLSGAVWTKDVKKAHKFASHIKAGTIWVNCYNVFDPAVPFGGYKMSGYGRELGKHSMELYTNIKSVWVNLMD from the coding sequence ATGCAAGAAAAAGAACTACTTTGCAAGGAATTCCTTTCCAAGCCCAAAAAGCTTCTAATTGATGGGAAGTGGGTTGATTCGATTAGTGGAAAAACTTTTGAAACTATAAACCCTGCGACCGAGGAAGTCCTCTGCCGTGTGGCTGAAGGCGGTAAAGAAGACGTAGACCTGGCAGTCAAAGCCGCCAGACGCGCTTTTGAGACCGGACCCTGGCGCAAGATGAGCACCGCCGAGCGCGCTCGCATCATGCTCAGACTTGCTGACTTAATCGAAAAGCACGCCGATGAGCTAGCTCAAATCGAAACTCTAGACAATGGCAAACCAATTACCGAATCTCGCTATGTTGACGTGCCACAAACAGTTGAAACTTTCCGCTACTATGCTGGTTTTGCCACCAAACTGGAAGGCGAAACAATCAATGCCAATAGCAACTTCTTCACCTACACTCTGAGAGAGCCTGTTGGTGTTGTTGGTCAAATCATTCCCTGGAACTTCCCAATGCTGATGATGGCATGGAAATGGGGTCCAGCTCTGGCTGCCGGCAACTGTGTCATCCTCAAACCAGCCGAACAAACTCCTCTATCTGCTTTGCGCATTGGTGAATTGGCTCTTGAAGCTGGTTTTCCTGAAGGTGTCATCAATATCATCACCGGTTTTGGTGCTGATAGCGCTGGTGAAGCCATCTCCAAGCATATGGACATCGACAAAGTGGCTTTTACAGGCGAAGACAAAACTGGCAAGTTGATTGTGCAAGCCAGCACCACTAACCTCAAGAGAGTCTCTCTGGAGCTTGGCGGTAAAGCACCAAACATCGTCTTTGCTGACGCTGATATTGATGCTGCTGTTAGAGGCGCTATCACCGGTATTTTCTTCAACCAGGGACAGGTTTGCTGCGCTGGTTCAAGACTTTTCTTGGAAAAAGGCATACACGATGAGTTTATGAGTAAGCTCACCGATCGCATCGCCAAAATCCGTCAGGGTAATGGTCTTGATGAGAGCACCAATATTGGTCCTCAAGTCTCCAAAGAACAGCAACAGCGTGTGCTTGGTTATATCGACATTGCTAAAGGCGAAGGCGCCAAGGTAGCTTGTGGCGGCGAAGCACCGGGCGATCTCAAAAAGGGTTATTTCGTCAAGCCAACAGTCTTCACCGGCTGCAACAACGACATGCGTATTGCGCAGGAAGAAGTCTTTGGACCAGTGCTTGCTGTAATCCCCTTCACCAAGATGGAAGATGTGGCTGAGCAAGCCAATAAAACCACTTTTGGTCTATCCGGAGCAGTCTGGACAAAAGACGTCAAAAAAGCCCACAAATTTGCCTCCCACATCAAGGCTGGCACAATTTGGGTTAACTGCTACAACGTCTTTGATCCCGCTGTGCCATTTGGTGGTTACAAGATGAGCGGCTATGGACGCGAGCTTGGTAAACACTCAATGGAGCTCTATACCAATATCAAGTCGGTATGGGTCAATTTGATGGACTAA
- the ftsH gene encoding ATP-dependent zinc metalloprotease FtsH encodes MLLTLVIFAVCLASMGKKDEPLTYSGFVNLIREGKANEVTHVTFTNGENVIGVLLKGKESARERSVIVPSEAKEDLIKELNAANVQIETKDIEKNGIWLSMISSFLLPVIIIAGFLFMVKSAQSGGNQAMSFGRSRAKLMMDNKVKVSFNDVAGIDEAKQELEEIVDFLKSPEKFQALGARIPRGVLLVGSPGTGKTLLAKAVAGEAGVPFFSISGSDFVEMFVGVGASRVRDLFEQAKKHAPCIVFVDEIDAVGRQRGAGLGGGHDEREQTLNQLLVEMDGFEGSTGIIVVAATNRPDILDSALLRPGRFDRQVVIDRPDVRGREQILNVHRNGKPLANDVDLNVLARRTPGFTGADLSNLINEAALIAARANKREIEMVDMEQAIDKVGMGPERRTRLIPPKEKEMTAYHEVGHALMNVLLPNAYPLHKVTIIPRGFALGLTMSLPDEDVLSMTKAMIRDQIGVCLGGRVAEEIVYGDVTTGAQNDLEKSTSFARRMVTEFGMSDRLGPMTFGKRHEQVFLGRDIGHERDYGEKIATAIDEEVSEIISDQYARVKELLLQHRPHMNAIVQQLLIKETLDKKEVDAIIEEVNRKLALGEDPVITTDIDNLGPPTAPADTKEEELTIKTNAAKDIRDENQGGDASPGGLRPNFA; translated from the coding sequence ATGCTTTTGACACTGGTTATTTTTGCCGTTTGTCTGGCTAGTATGGGTAAAAAGGACGAGCCGCTGACTTACTCAGGCTTTGTCAATTTGATTCGCGAAGGTAAGGCGAATGAAGTTACCCATGTCACTTTTACAAACGGTGAAAACGTCATTGGTGTTTTGCTCAAAGGTAAAGAGAGTGCTCGTGAGCGCTCAGTCATCGTGCCTAGTGAAGCTAAAGAAGATTTGATCAAAGAGCTCAACGCGGCAAACGTTCAAATCGAAACCAAAGACATCGAAAAAAATGGCATCTGGCTTTCGATGATCAGTTCCTTTCTCCTGCCTGTGATCATTATTGCTGGCTTTCTCTTTATGGTTAAAAGTGCACAGTCTGGTGGCAATCAGGCTATGAGCTTTGGTCGCAGCCGCGCCAAGCTGATGATGGACAACAAAGTCAAAGTGTCTTTTAACGATGTCGCTGGTATCGACGAAGCCAAACAAGAGCTGGAAGAAATCGTTGACTTCCTCAAGTCACCCGAAAAGTTCCAGGCCCTCGGTGCACGTATCCCTCGTGGTGTATTGCTTGTGGGCTCACCGGGTACTGGTAAGACATTGCTTGCCAAAGCTGTGGCTGGTGAAGCTGGCGTGCCCTTTTTTAGTATTAGTGGCTCAGACTTTGTCGAGATGTTTGTCGGTGTGGGTGCGTCCCGCGTGCGCGACCTCTTTGAACAAGCAAAAAAACACGCTCCCTGTATTGTCTTTGTCGACGAAATCGACGCTGTCGGTCGTCAACGTGGTGCTGGACTTGGTGGCGGTCATGATGAGCGCGAACAAACTCTCAACCAGTTGCTAGTTGAAATGGATGGCTTTGAAGGTAGCACCGGTATCATCGTTGTCGCTGCTACCAACCGTCCTGATATCCTGGACTCAGCGCTATTGCGTCCAGGCCGCTTTGACCGTCAAGTCGTAATAGACAGACCTGATGTGCGCGGTCGTGAGCAAATCCTCAATGTACACCGCAATGGCAAGCCTCTTGCCAATGATGTTGACCTCAATGTATTGGCTCGTCGCACCCCCGGTTTTACTGGTGCTGATTTGAGTAACTTGATCAACGAAGCAGCTCTCATTGCTGCCCGCGCTAACAAGCGTGAGATTGAAATGGTCGACATGGAACAGGCTATCGACAAAGTCGGTATGGGGCCTGAGCGTCGTACACGTCTCATCCCACCCAAAGAAAAAGAAATGACCGCCTATCATGAAGTCGGCCATGCTCTGATGAACGTACTTTTGCCCAACGCCTATCCTCTGCACAAAGTGACAATCATTCCTCGTGGCTTTGCTCTCGGTCTGACTATGTCGCTACCTGATGAAGACGTGTTGTCCATGACTAAAGCCATGATTAGAGACCAGATTGGTGTTTGTCTTGGCGGTCGTGTTGCCGAAGAAATCGTGTACGGCGATGTTACCACCGGTGCCCAAAATGACCTCGAGAAGAGCACAAGCTTTGCTCGTCGCATGGTAACTGAGTTTGGTATGAGTGACAGACTGGGACCAATGACTTTTGGCAAACGTCATGAGCAAGTATTTCTTGGTCGTGATATAGGCCACGAGCGCGATTATGGCGAAAAAATCGCCACTGCCATTGACGAAGAAGTCTCTGAGATCATTTCTGATCAGTATGCCCGTGTCAAAGAGCTACTCTTGCAGCACCGCCCCCACATGAATGCCATAGTGCAGCAATTGCTTATCAAAGAAACTCTAGACAAAAAAGAAGTTGATGCCATCATCGAAGAAGTCAATCGCAAGTTGGCTTTAGGTGAAGACCCTGTGATTACAACTGATATCGATAATCTCGGACCGCCCACAGCTCCTGCTGATACCAAAGAAGAAGAGCTGACAATCAAGACCAATGCGGCAAAAGACATTCGTGATGAAAATCAGGGTGGAGATGCTAGCCCAGGTGGTTTGAGACCAAACTTCGCCTGA
- a CDS encoding N-acetylmuramoyl-L-alanine amidase, translating to MVFESTEAAKEQPKAPAPVFNAADFQSSQPKPELKGVQVAANGAPEGIGLTKTMYLDMGHCTSGEKNPFGVGGTDRGFNGPGYDECKVNTQLGLAVEKEAKERGLYVVKTWDPQNMPPAVPKQQDLDRRNATVNRDVAKYCDDSIYVSIHHDSDKAGTSGQRAYFAATKPDSMKLVESMQATAWRKREGDIQPDTKTQNKLLQGLRGVNSVGVLLEVANVKNSYDAANMDTAAFRSNVARRIVDGAINYFNLKEGKERPLSYCHRQKLGG from the coding sequence TTGGTTTTTGAATCAACTGAAGCTGCCAAAGAGCAGCCAAAAGCACCCGCACCAGTTTTTAATGCGGCCGATTTCCAGTCAAGTCAGCCTAAGCCTGAGCTTAAAGGCGTACAGGTCGCCGCCAACGGAGCGCCTGAAGGTATTGGTCTGACTAAGACAATGTATCTCGATATGGGGCACTGCACCAGTGGTGAAAAAAATCCATTTGGCGTTGGCGGAACAGACAGGGGCTTTAACGGACCTGGCTACGATGAGTGTAAGGTCAATACCCAGCTTGGTCTGGCTGTCGAAAAAGAAGCCAAAGAGCGCGGTCTATATGTAGTTAAAACATGGGATCCGCAAAACATGCCGCCAGCTGTGCCTAAGCAGCAGGATCTAGATCGTCGCAATGCCACTGTCAATCGTGATGTCGCCAAGTACTGTGATGACAGCATCTATGTCAGTATCCACCATGATTCTGATAAGGCTGGTACAAGTGGTCAGCGTGCTTATTTTGCTGCCACAAAACCAGACAGCATGAAGCTTGTAGAGTCAATGCAGGCAACCGCCTGGCGCAAGCGAGAAGGCGACATACAACCGGATACAAAAACCCAGAATAAACTTTTGCAGGGCTTACGTGGAGTCAATAGCGTAGGCGTGCTTTTAGAAGTGGCCAATGTCAAAAACTCCTACGATGCCGCTAATATGGACACAGCGGCCTTTCGCAGTAATGTCGCCAGACGGATTGTGGACGGGGCTATTAACTACTTCAACCTCAAAGAAGGCAAAGAACGGCCCCTGTCTTATTGCCACAGACAAAAGCTCGGCGGTTAA